The proteins below come from a single Oncorhynchus tshawytscha isolate Ot180627B linkage group LG22, Otsh_v2.0, whole genome shotgun sequence genomic window:
- the LOC112222402 gene encoding adenosine receptor A1: MSEALAPAQALYIGMEVVIAVFSVLGNVMVVWAVKINKSLRDTTFCFIVSLALADIAVGALVIPLAITISIGLQTHFYSCLMVACTVLVLTQSSILALLAIAIDRYLRVKIPTSYKRVVTKQRAAVAVVVCWTVAFIVGLTPMLGWNNLWRLQQNGSLNKDLIITCQFENVISMDYMVYFNFFGWVLPPLLLMLVIYTEIFYMIHKQLNKKACTTNHTDPNKYYNKELKLAKSLALVLFLFAISWLPLHIINCITLFCPNCDKPLFLIYIAILLTHGNSAVNPIVYAFRIKKFRDAFLKIWKQYFCCKDVPAILNQPSEKDRKENQNGNGNGNGNPNPNRDSQPALSPPQEGLQPSLEQMQEVKPQRPQSHNDDPTQ; encoded by the exons ATGTCTGAAGCACTCGCCCCAGCCCAGGCGCTCTACATCGGCATGGAGGTGGTGATTGCCGTCTTCTCCGTCCTGGGTAATGTGATGGTGGTCTGGGCGGTGAAAATTAACAAGTCGTTGAGAGACACAACATTCTGCTTCATCGTTTCTCTGGCCCTGGCGGATATCGCAGTGGGAGCCCTCGTCATCCCCTTGGCGATAACTATCAGCATCGGACTCCAAACTCACTTCTACAGCTGCCTAATGGTCGCGTGCACGGTGCTGGTACTGACGCAAAGTTCCATCCTGGCCCTCCTGGCCATTGCGATTGACCGCTATCTCAGGGTCAAGATTCCAACCAG cTACAAGCGTGTGGTGACAAAGCAGCGAGCGGCCGTGGCGGTGGTGGTGTGTTGGACTGTGGCCTTCATCGTGGGCTTGACCCCCATGCTGGGCTGGAACAACCTTTGGAG gctgCAGCAGAACGGTTCCCTGAACAAGGATCTCATCATCACCTGTCAGTTTGAGAACGTAATCAGCATGGACTATATGGTCTACTTCAACTTCTTCGGCTGG GTGCTGCCTCCTTTACTCCTCATGCTGGTCATTTACACAGAGATCTTCTACATGATCCACAAGCAACTCAACAAGAAG GCTTGCACCACCAACCACACCGATCCCAACAAGTACTACAACAAGGAACTCAAACTGGCCAAGTCCCTGGCCCTGGTTCTCTTCCTGTTCGCCATCAGCTGGCTTCCCCTCCACATCATCAACTGCATCACATTGTTCTGTCCGAACTGCGACAAACCCCTGTTCCTGATCTACATCGCTATATTACTCACGCACGGCAACTCAGCCGTCAACCCCATCGTCTACGCCTTCCGCATCAAGAAGTTCCGAGACGCTTTCCTGAAGATCTGGAAGCAGTACTTCTGTTGTAAGGACGTACCCGCCATCTTGAACCAGCCTAGTGAGAAGGATAGGAAAGAGAACCAGAATGGCAACGGAAACGGAAACGGGAATCCTAATCCGAACAGAGACTCACAGCCAGCTCTATCGCCACCACAAGAAGGGCTGCAGCCTTCACTAGAGCAGATGCAGGAGGTCAAGCCCCAACGGCCACAGTCTCACAATGATGACCCAACACAGTAG